AGATGCTTGCCGTTGGTGCTGAGCGCGAACAGCCGGCTGTTATCACCGGAATCATTGTGCGTCCACAGCACGCCGGGATTTTTGCGGCTGGCCGCGAGGCCGGAGGCTTCCGTGAGCGGCCGGCATGCCACCGCGCCGCGATCGACACGGCTGCCAAACGTGGGAGTTTGCGCGTGTGCCGCGAGCGGCTGCAGAGTTAATACCGCGCCTGCTGCCACCAGCAACCTCAAACGCAGGCTTGCGATCATCCTGCCTCCGGGTTTTCCTGGCCGGCAGCTTCGAACAAAGAAAGCTGCGAGGCGGCAGAACCTGCGCTGCGGCGGCTCAGCTCGAGCAACTCCTGCTCCAGCCAGCGGATGTATTGCTGGTGCGTCTTTCTGATTTCGAGGGCGCGCAGGCACAGCGCGCGCACGGCATATGCGAAGGCCGGCCAGTGCAGCCGCACACGCGCAGGCAGGCGCAAGTAAGTCGGCGCCTCATCGCAGAACAGCGGGCTGCGCGCCAGCGTCCAGATGTCACATTGTTTCTCGCCTTCGGGAATGCCGTTTTGGCCCTGGACCAAATGTGTCAACTCATGGCCGATGGTGTTGTAGCTCACCTTGCGGGCGCGCAAACGAATCAAGCATTGCTCGCGAACGGCGGCGCCGAGGTGGGCGCGGGTGTAGCCCACGGTGATGGTCTGGCCCTGCAGTTCGGGAAAATGGTGCAGGGCATTGTGCAGCATGTGCACCAATCGCCGGTTCAGGCGCTTTTGCATCGCGGGCGTGAAGCGGAAAGGCACGGCCTCCTCATTGCGGTTTTCAATACGCCGGCACCGAGGGGTCAACGGATTGCGACCACTGCGCGATGCCGCCGCGCAGATTCATAACGTTCTTGAAGCCCTTCTGTTCGAGAAAGCGGCAGACCTGCATGCTGCGGCCACCGTGATGGCAATAAACGACAATGGTGTCTTCCGGATTCATTTCCACCAATCGATGAGGGATGGCGCGCATGGGAATATGGAGGGCGCCCTCGATTTTGCAGTGGTCCACTTCAGACTGCTCGCGGACATCCAGCAGGACGATGGCTTCGCCTTGCAGTTGGCGTTGGTGCAATTCCACTGGATCGATTTGCTTCATCATGCCTCCGTCAGCTTGTTTCCGGTTCAAAAAAGGGGAGCCGAAAATAAGGAAATCCCGTCCGGCAAGCAAGCACAAATAACAATTGTGAAAACGGCCGGCCCGGAAGGACGAATCCGCATCCGTGTTACCCGATGCCATGAGGGCGCCCGACGTTGCCTCGCAGCGATCGGGAAATGGTATGATTGCCTTGCCTGCCAGTTGTTCCTAAGCCATTCAGCGATTGCAGCCGATGCTCTTTTCATCGACCTTCAGCCCTCGGCTGAGTTTCTGCGTCTCCTGACGCCTTCACTTCATTTTGCTGCGCCCGCGTTTTTCTGCACGCTGCCTGCACCGACGGCTGTGCCTGCCTAAATGCACTCTACTCATATTCGATCAATTGCCTTTCTGGCTGTGCCGCGCATGGCCCGCGACTGGCGGGCATGGCCGCCCGGAGGCTGCTGTAGCGGTTGGTAAGGCGAGACTTGCGTTTTGAATATCTTATGTTTATTTGAAGGGAGCAGGGAGGGAGTAGGAGCAGGAGTAAGAGTAGGAGTAAGAGTCAAGTGGTAACGAGATGGTGGCATTCAAAACCCGCAGGAGGTAAGGAATGGTTCGACGCACGCTGTTGGTGTTGTGTTGGCTGGCATTGGGCGCGCTGTCCGTGCGCGCGCAAGAGGAGGCGCGCTTGCTGCGCTTCCCTGCCATTCACGAAAATCAAATTGTGTTCACGTATGCCGGTGATTTGTACACCGTCGCCGCCACCGGTGGCTTGGCGCGCAAACTCACGAATCATGATGGCTACGAAATGTTCGCCCGTTTTTCGCCCGACGGCAAATGGATCGCCTTCACCGGGCAGTACGACGGCAACACCGAAGTCTTTCTGGTGCCCGCGACCGGCGGCGCGCCGCAGCGTTTGACCTATACCGCCACGCTCGGCCGGGATGACGTGGCCGACCGCATGGGGCCCAACAACATCGTGATGGCCTGGCGCGGCGACAGCAAGAGCATCGTGTTCCGTTCGCGCATGCGCTCGTTCAACAGCTTCATCGGCGCGCTGTTTGCCGTGACGCTCACCGGCGAGCCGGCGGAGCAGCTTCCGGTGCCGCGCGGCGGCTTCTGTTCCTTTTCACCGGATGACAAGAAAATGGCGTACAACCGCGTGTTCCGCGAATTCCGCACCTGGAAGAAATACCGCGGCGGCATGGCGGATGATATTTGGATTTACGATTTCACCACCCGGCAGACCGAGAATCTCACCAATCACCCCGCGCAAGACGTGTTCCCCATGTGGGCCGGCAACCGGATCTATTTTCTCTCCGACCGCGAGCCACACCAGCGCATGAACTTGTACAGCTTCGATCTCACCACCCGGCAAACGCAACGTCTGACGAACAACAGTGATTTTGACATCAAGTTTCCGGCGCTGGGCACGAACGCCATCGTTTACGAGTATGCCGGCGACATTTACAGGTTCGACCTCGCCACGCAGCAGGCACAAAAGGTTTCCATTCAAATCGCCGATGACCGCCTCAATGGCCGCGACGAGCTGCGCAGCGTGAGCGACGAAGTGACGAATTACGAAATTGCGCCGGACGGCAAGCGCGCGCTGTTCGGCGCCCATGGCGAAGTGTTCACCGTGCCGGCGAAATTCGGCGCCACCCGCAATCTCACCAACAGCTCGGGCGTGCATGAGCGTGATTCCAAATGGTCGCCGGACGGCAAATGGATCGCCTTCATCTCCGACCAATCCGGCGAAGATGAGATTTACCTTGTGCCGCAGGCCGGCGGCGCACCCACTGCGCTCACCCAAAACGAGACGACCTACAAGTACAGTCTGCTGTGGTCGCCCGACAGCAAGAAGATCCTGTGGGCTGACCGCAAACAGCGCCTGCGCTTCGTGGAAGTGCAAACCAAAACCATCACTGAAGTCGATCAATCGCCCCTGTGGGAAATTCGCGAGTATGCCTGGTCGCCGGACAGCAAGTGGATCGTGTATGCCAAGCCCGAAGAAGAGAGCCTGCAACGCATTTTCATTTACGGCCTGGATACCAAACGCGCGCAGGCGGTGACCGCAGGCTGGTATGCTTCGGGAAATCCCGCCTTCAGCAGCGACGGCAAGTTTTTGCTGTTTACCTCGAATCGCGATTTCAATCCCATTTACAGTTGGACGGAATGGAATCACGCCTATCAGGACATGGAGCGCATCTATCTGCTCACGCTGAACAAGGAGGTGGAATCGCCTTTCAAGCCGCGCAGCGATGAAGTCGAGATCAAAGCCGACACCGCCAAAGCCGAAACCGGCAAGGCCGCGGCCGCCAAGCAGGAGAGCAAAGAAGCCGCCAAGCCGCAGCCGGTGGTGGTCAAGATCGATTTCGACGGCCTGTTGGACCGGCTCGTGTCGCTACCGATCAAGCCGGCGAGCTACTCGCATCTGGTGACGGTGGGCGATCAAGTTTACTACCAGCGCAAAGGCAGCATGGACGAAAAGCCGCTGCTGTTGCTGTATGATCTCAAGGAGCAGAAGGAAACCGAGCTTGGCCAGATCGACGGTTTCGAAATTTCCTTCGATCAAAAGAAGATGCTGGTGGGCCAGCAGAAGAGCTACGCCCTCATCGATCTGCCCAAGGCCAAAATCGAGTTGAAGGATAAGCTCGATCTGAGCGGGATGGAGATGCGGTTGAACCGGCAGCAGGAGTGGCGGCAGATTTACAACGAGTGCTGGCGCCAGATGCGGGAATTTTTCTATGATCCCGGTATGCACGGCGTGGACTGGGCGGCGCAGCGCGACAAGTACGCGCCGTTGGTTGCCCATGTGAATAACCGCAATGATCTCACGTATCTGCTCGGCGAGCTGATCGGCGAGCTGAACGTCGGCCATGCTTATGTCGGTGGCGGCGACCGGCCCAGCGTCCGCCGCATTCAAACCGGGCTGTTGGGCGCCGAGCTGGAGCGCGATGCCGCTTCGAAGTACTACCGGATCAAGCGCATTCTGCGCGGCCAGAATTGGGACAAGAAGCTGCGCTCACCACTCACTGAAATCGGCGTGAAAGCCGCGGAGGGCAACTACATTCTGGCGGTGAACGGTAAGCCCACCAACACCATGACCAACATCTTCGAGGCCCTGCTCAATACCGTGGACAAGCAGGTGACGCTGCGCTTGAATTCCAAACCGGAGACGGCCGGCAGTTGGGAAACCACGGTGGTGCCGATCGGCGATGAAGCGGATTTGTACTACTACAACTGGGTGCAGAACAACATCAAGAAAGTCAGCGCAGCCAGCAACGGCGCGGTGGGCTATCTGCATGTGCCGGACATGGGCACGGGCGGCCTGAATGAATTCATCAAACATTTCTATCCGCAACTGCGCAAGCAGGCGTTGATCGTCGACGTGCGCGGCAATGGTGGCGGCAATGTCTCGCCGATGTTGATCGAGCGCCTGCGGCGCGAGTTGGTGATGGTGGATCTGCCGCGCAACTCCCGCCCGACGCCGGATCCCTACGCCGCCTTCCTCGGGCCGATGGTGTGTTTGACTGACGAGTTTTCGGCCTCCGACGGCGATCTGTTTCCCTACCGTTTCCGCAAATATCAACTCGGCAAGCTGATCGGCAAGCGCACTTGGGGCGGCGTGGTCGGCATTCGCGGCCCGTTGCCGCTGGTGGATGGCGGCCAATTCTTCAAGCCGGAATTTGCGAGCTATGATACTGAGGGCCGGGAGTGGATCATCGAAGGCCGCGGCGTGGAGCCCGACATCTTCGTGGACAACGACCCCGGCAAGGAATTCGCCGGCGAGGACGAACAATTGAACCGGGCGATTGCGGAAGTGTTGGAACAATTGAAAACCAAGCGTGCCACGCTGCCGCTGCCGCCGCCGTATCCGAAAAAGAACTGAGCTGCAACCGCTCACCGCAGCCTCGGCAGGCAGATTCGCTTCTGCCTGCCGAACTGCGTTTCGCCGACCGGCGCACGGCAGGAGCGGGAATCATCCGCTGGAGCGGCTTCTGTCGCCGGCCGGGCGCGGGAAATTTGCTTGCGCGGGCGGAATATTTTGCTACCTTGCGGCGAATGCGCATCACGCCGCTGCTGTGGGCGGCAGGCCTCAATCTGACAGGCAATTTTGCAGATCACCGTCAAACATACGCTCACGCTCGCTGACTACCTGCGCGCGCTGCATCCGGACACCTCGAAAAACGCCCACAAAAAATTGTTGGAGCATGATCGGGTCAAGGTGAACGGCGTGGTGGTGCGCCTGGGCAAGACGCTGTTGCAGCCCGGCGATCGCGTCGAGATCAGCCGCAAGGTGTTCCGCCAGCGGTTGCACCCGGAGCTTGACCTTCTCTATGAAGACGAGCATCTCGTCGTTTTGCACAAGAAGCAAAACCTGCTCACCATCGCGACGGAGAAGGAACGCGAAAAAACCGTCTATGCCTACCTCGCGTCCCACGTCAAGAGCCAGAATCCCGAAAACAAAATCTTCATCGTGCACCGCCTCGACCGCGACGCCTCCGGCCTGTTGGTGTTCGCGCGCTCGCAGACCATCAAGCGCAAATTGCAGGAGCAGTTTCGCAGTCACTCGACTACACGCGGTTACATTGCATTGGTCGAGGGCCGGGTGCAGCCGGAGTCGGGCACGCTGGAAAACCATCTGGCGGAGAATCGCGCCTACAAAGTCTATGTGACCGGTAATGCCCGGCACGGCAAGCTCGCAGTCACTCACTTTCGCGTTGTGCGCCGCGTGGCAAAGTACTCGTGGCTGGAAATCAAGACGGAAACCGGCCGCAAGCATCAGATTCGCGTGCAGCTCGCCGCCTTTGGCCATCCCATCATCGGCGACAAGGAGTATGGCAGCACGCGCAATCCGCTCAACCGCCTCGGCCTGCATGCCCACCTTCTGGGGTTCGAGCATCCGGTCACCGGGAAGCGGATGAAGTTCGAAGTCGAAGCACCGCTGCCCTTTCGCCGGATGTTTGCGCTCGCGCGTCCCAATTCAACCTCCCAACCGGGCGAGCCGCAGGCAGGTTCTACGAGCAGGACGCGAGAAAGGTAGTGGCCGACTGCCTTGAGTCGCGTCTGTCCAACAGCATCACCGCCCGGGCGCTTCGTCATGAGCAAGAGCGGGTGTTTTTCGACTTGTGCACGCTGCGGGGCCAGGCGCCCGGGCGGTTTCTTCATTTCCAGGCAGGCACTTATTCGCGGAAGTGGTCTCTCGCTGGGTCGTTCAATCGAATCTTGTGAGATGCTGGGCACGGTGCCGGATCTTCACATGATGCGAGCCGGGTGACTACGGTGGTGGCTATACTCGGCATAACCAAACAAGGGTTTCATGTTCCCCAAACTTTTCGAGATTGGTCCGCTCACGATTCACAGCTTCGGTGTGATGGCGGCGCTCGGCTTTCTCGCCGGCGGCTATTTGTTGGAGAAGGAATTCGTGCGCACGAAACTGCCGAAAGACGATGCCGGCCTGCTGGTGCTGGCGGCTTTTCTGGGCGGCATGATCGGCGCGAAGCTCTATTTTCTGATCGAACATCCCTATCTTCTCAAGGAAGATTTTTGGGGCAATGTTTTATCCGGCGCCGGCCTGGTGTGGTATGGCGGGTTCATCGGCGGCTTTGCCGCGGTGGTTGCGCTGACGTTGCAGCGCAGGCTGCCGCTGCTGCACATCGCCGATCTGTTCGCGCCGGTGCTGGCGCTCGGCCAGGCCTTTGGCCGCATGGGCTGCTTTCTCTCGGGCGACGGTGATTACGGCCCGCCTTCGGATTTGCCCTGGGCCATGCGCTTTACTGAGGGGGTCGTGCCCACGCGCCACAACGCGGAGCTGCAAAATCTCTATGCGCAAATGCACCCGAACGCGCCGATTCCGGACGACATTGCCGTGCATCCCACCATGTTGTATGATCTCGTGATTTTGCTGATCAGCTTTGCCATTTTGTGGCGGCTGCGGCGGCAGGCCTGGCCGGCCGGCACGCGCTTCGCGCTTTATCTCATGTTGATCGGCGCCGGCCGCTTCTTCACCGAATTCTGGCGGATGACGCCCAAGCATCATTTCGGGTTGCTTTCGGACGCACAATTGATCAGCCTGCTGCTCATGACCGCCGGTGTGGCGTTGCTGCTGGTGCGGCGGGGTAAGCCGGCCTTCAAGTCCACGGCTGCAACGCCGTCGCTGCGCTGAAATTCGCCGAATGCCATTGCCCGCTGCCACCGCGCGCCGGGGACTTTGGCCTGCTCCTTGTCACTTGACAATGCCGGGGCAAACCTCGTCAACGCAATGCAGGCCGCGCTTCCGTGGATTCTGACAAAAGTGCCAGCCTGCGTGGCTGATGATCATCTCCCATGCAATTTCCCTACGCTGAAATCCATTTTGCTCTGCCGATGTCGCGGGGCTACACCTACCGCATTCCGGAATCCCTGCTGCCGCTGGCCCAAGTGGGCAGCCGCGCCCTGGTGCCGTTGGGCAAGCGTGTCGCCACCGGCTTTATCGCGGCGCGCAAGTCCACCATCGACTTTCCTGAAGAAAAACTCAAAGACATTTTGGACATACTGGACGAGAGCCCGCTCTTTGATGTGACCCGGCTGGCGCTGGCGCAGTGGGTGGCGGAATATTATCTCGCCAGCTTGGGCGAAGTGTTGCGCACCATGCTGCCGCCGGGATTGGAAAAGGAAAGCAAGCAGGCTGTTCGTTTGATACACACGCCGAGCTTGAATGAGTTGACGGAGCTGGCCGGCCGCGCCCCACGCCAAGCCGAAATCGTGCAGGCCCTGCTCGGCAAGACCAGCTATCAAGTCGCGCATCTTGCGCGCAATCTGAGATACCACGGCGTGCGCGCCAGCCTGCGCAGCCTGGCGCAACAGGGCTGGGTGGAATTGTCGCAGGAAGTGGGCAAGCCGGCCGCGGCGCCGCTGCGCCTGACTTATGTGGAATTGACGGCCGCCGGCCGCCGGTTGGTGGAATCGCAGGGAACAGAGCAGGCTGCGCCGCACGAAGATTCGGTCACCGCAGCCGCTACGGG
The window above is part of the bacterium genome. Proteins encoded here:
- a CDS encoding PDZ domain-containing protein, whose product is MVRRTLLVLCWLALGALSVRAQEEARLLRFPAIHENQIVFTYAGDLYTVAATGGLARKLTNHDGYEMFARFSPDGKWIAFTGQYDGNTEVFLVPATGGAPQRLTYTATLGRDDVADRMGPNNIVMAWRGDSKSIVFRSRMRSFNSFIGALFAVTLTGEPAEQLPVPRGGFCSFSPDDKKMAYNRVFREFRTWKKYRGGMADDIWIYDFTTRQTENLTNHPAQDVFPMWAGNRIYFLSDREPHQRMNLYSFDLTTRQTQRLTNNSDFDIKFPALGTNAIVYEYAGDIYRFDLATQQAQKVSIQIADDRLNGRDELRSVSDEVTNYEIAPDGKRALFGAHGEVFTVPAKFGATRNLTNSSGVHERDSKWSPDGKWIAFISDQSGEDEIYLVPQAGGAPTALTQNETTYKYSLLWSPDSKKILWADRKQRLRFVEVQTKTITEVDQSPLWEIREYAWSPDSKWIVYAKPEEESLQRIFIYGLDTKRAQAVTAGWYASGNPAFSSDGKFLLFTSNRDFNPIYSWTEWNHAYQDMERIYLLTLNKEVESPFKPRSDEVEIKADTAKAETGKAAAAKQESKEAAKPQPVVVKIDFDGLLDRLVSLPIKPASYSHLVTVGDQVYYQRKGSMDEKPLLLLYDLKEQKETELGQIDGFEISFDQKKMLVGQQKSYALIDLPKAKIELKDKLDLSGMEMRLNRQQEWRQIYNECWRQMREFFYDPGMHGVDWAAQRDKYAPLVAHVNNRNDLTYLLGELIGELNVGHAYVGGGDRPSVRRIQTGLLGAELERDAASKYYRIKRILRGQNWDKKLRSPLTEIGVKAAEGNYILAVNGKPTNTMTNIFEALLNTVDKQVTLRLNSKPETAGSWETTVVPIGDEADLYYYNWVQNNIKKVSAASNGAVGYLHVPDMGTGGLNEFIKHFYPQLRKQALIVDVRGNGGGNVSPMLIERLRRELVMVDLPRNSRPTPDPYAAFLGPMVCLTDEFSASDGDLFPYRFRKYQLGKLIGKRTWGGVVGIRGPLPLVDGGQFFKPEFASYDTEGREWIIEGRGVEPDIFVDNDPGKEFAGEDEQLNRAIAEVLEQLKTKRATLPLPPPYPKKN
- a CDS encoding prolipoprotein diacylglyceryl transferase yields the protein MFPKLFEIGPLTIHSFGVMAALGFLAGGYLLEKEFVRTKLPKDDAGLLVLAAFLGGMIGAKLYFLIEHPYLLKEDFWGNVLSGAGLVWYGGFIGGFAAVVALTLQRRLPLLHIADLFAPVLALGQAFGRMGCFLSGDGDYGPPSDLPWAMRFTEGVVPTRHNAELQNLYAQMHPNAPIPDDIAVHPTMLYDLVILLISFAILWRLRRQAWPAGTRFALYLMLIGAGRFFTEFWRMTPKHHFGLLSDAQLISLLLMTAGVALLLVRRGKPAFKSTAATPSLR
- a CDS encoding RluA family pseudouridine synthase; amino-acid sequence: MQITVKHTLTLADYLRALHPDTSKNAHKKLLEHDRVKVNGVVVRLGKTLLQPGDRVEISRKVFRQRLHPELDLLYEDEHLVVLHKKQNLLTIATEKEREKTVYAYLASHVKSQNPENKIFIVHRLDRDASGLLVFARSQTIKRKLQEQFRSHSTTRGYIALVEGRVQPESGTLENHLAENRAYKVYVTGNARHGKLAVTHFRVVRRVAKYSWLEIKTETGRKHQIRVQLAAFGHPIIGDKEYGSTRNPLNRLGLHAHLLGFEHPVTGKRMKFEVEAPLPFRRMFALARPNSTSQPGEPQAGSTSRTRER
- a CDS encoding sulfurtransferase yields the protein MKQIDPVELHQRQLQGEAIVLLDVREQSEVDHCKIEGALHIPMRAIPHRLVEMNPEDTIVVYCHHGGRSMQVCRFLEQKGFKNVMNLRGGIAQWSQSVDPSVPAY